In the genome of Halobacterium noricense, one region contains:
- a CDS encoding FAD-binding and (Fe-S)-binding domain-containing protein: MTSEGTHATWSAQELDVERPDAAEYRELADDLRSRVDGRVAFDEYARVLYATDGSIYGAQPAGVVFPMDVADVRAAIEVATDHGVPILPRGTGSSLAGQTVGPGCVVLDVSRHMDDVLDVDPDAKRARVQPGVVQDDLDDRLAEHGLKFAPDPASSNRATVGGGIGNNSTGAHSVRYGITDAYTEAVTAVLSDGSVIEAREVVLDSPEWDELVAGDGREAELYRTVRALVEEHADEIEARYPDLKRRVSGYNLDRVVSENDDGERVLNLAKLFVGAEGTLGVVVEAELSLVTVPEETALALYCFADLTDAMRMVPVALEYDVSAVELMDDEVFRLAAESDGYAAYVEPIPDGAEAALMLEFDSELHDDFAAAVAATNERFLDEGPAFDVLEAYTESAQDDLWKLRKAAIPLLMSLPGDPKPYPFIEDATVPPEDLAEYVDQFEAILADHDTSAAYFAHAGSGTLHIRPILNLKDEAGVEAMHSITEAVTDLVLDHQGSFSGEHGDGMARTEFTPKMYGADLWTAFKEVKTAFDPEWWLHPGNVVYRESAADVGPDADRGVGADNRDHLRYGPDYQSVEPQTELDFSEDGGFAELVERCNGCGTCRQTDSDVMCPTYRASKEEVQTTRGRANMLRAAISGDLPEDEIHSERFQSEVLDLCVGCKGCKSDCPTGVDMAKLKAETKHRHHDEAGATLRERLFADIDAASKLGSALAPVSNWATELPGARKLLQSVFGIAPERELPPFRRESLQDWFETRGGAAVSPENADRRVLLFPDTYTNYSYPAAGKAAVRTLEAAGVHVTIPGDAAPSGRAAFSAGMLDRAGERARANVDQLEPRVADDWDVVFVEPSDAVMFQDEYLDLLGDASRAADGGSRAPVERVADNAYGVCEYLDTFRIDETLPVADRSPGAAGALSYHGHCNQNATNKDHHAVGVLRRVGYDVDPLDTTCCGMAGSFGYHDEHYDLSQAIGSRLFEQVEDSPADRVVAPGGSCRSQLGDRDDADEIPPHPIEAVAERLDGS; this comes from the coding sequence GTGACTTCCGAGGGAACTCACGCCACGTGGTCCGCGCAGGAACTCGACGTCGAGCGGCCGGACGCCGCCGAGTACCGCGAATTAGCGGACGACCTCCGTTCGCGCGTAGACGGCCGGGTCGCGTTCGACGAGTACGCCCGCGTCCTGTACGCGACGGACGGCAGCATCTACGGCGCTCAGCCCGCGGGCGTCGTGTTCCCGATGGACGTAGCCGACGTGCGGGCTGCGATAGAAGTGGCGACCGACCACGGCGTGCCGATTCTCCCGCGCGGCACGGGGTCGTCGCTCGCAGGGCAGACCGTCGGCCCGGGCTGCGTCGTCCTCGACGTCTCCCGGCACATGGACGACGTGCTGGACGTGGACCCGGACGCGAAGCGGGCGCGCGTCCAGCCCGGCGTCGTGCAGGACGACCTCGACGACCGCCTCGCCGAGCACGGCCTCAAATTCGCGCCCGACCCCGCGTCCTCGAACCGCGCGACCGTCGGCGGCGGCATCGGGAACAACTCCACGGGCGCGCACTCCGTGCGCTACGGCATCACCGACGCCTACACGGAGGCCGTCACCGCAGTCCTCTCGGACGGCTCGGTCATCGAGGCCCGGGAGGTCGTCCTCGATTCTCCGGAGTGGGACGAACTCGTCGCCGGCGACGGCCGCGAGGCCGAACTCTACCGAACGGTCCGCGCGCTCGTCGAGGAGCACGCCGACGAAATCGAGGCGCGCTACCCGGACCTCAAACGGCGCGTCTCCGGCTACAACCTCGACCGCGTCGTCTCCGAGAACGACGACGGCGAGCGCGTGCTGAACCTCGCAAAACTGTTCGTCGGCGCGGAGGGCACGCTCGGCGTCGTCGTCGAAGCCGAACTGTCGCTCGTGACCGTGCCCGAGGAGACGGCGCTGGCGCTGTACTGCTTCGCGGACCTCACCGACGCGATGCGGATGGTTCCCGTGGCGCTGGAGTACGACGTCAGCGCGGTCGAACTGATGGACGACGAGGTGTTCCGGCTGGCCGCCGAATCGGACGGCTACGCGGCGTACGTCGAGCCGATTCCCGACGGTGCCGAGGCCGCCCTCATGCTGGAGTTCGACTCCGAACTCCACGACGACTTCGCGGCCGCCGTCGCCGCCACGAACGAGCGGTTCCTCGACGAGGGGCCTGCCTTCGATGTTCTGGAGGCGTACACGGAATCCGCGCAAGACGACCTCTGGAAACTCCGGAAGGCCGCGATTCCGCTGCTGATGTCGCTGCCGGGCGACCCGAAGCCGTACCCGTTCATCGAGGATGCGACGGTTCCCCCGGAAGACCTCGCCGAATACGTCGACCAGTTCGAGGCAATTCTCGCCGACCACGACACCTCGGCGGCGTACTTCGCACACGCCGGGTCGGGGACCCTGCACATCCGGCCGATTCTGAACCTCAAGGACGAAGCGGGCGTCGAGGCGATGCACTCCATCACGGAGGCCGTCACCGACCTCGTGCTCGACCATCAGGGCTCCTTTTCGGGTGAGCACGGCGACGGCATGGCGCGCACCGAATTCACGCCCAAGATGTACGGCGCCGACCTCTGGACAGCGTTCAAGGAGGTGAAGACCGCCTTCGACCCCGAGTGGTGGCTGCATCCCGGGAACGTCGTCTACCGCGAGAGCGCCGCCGACGTCGGCCCGGACGCGGACCGCGGCGTCGGCGCGGACAACCGCGACCACCTCCGGTACGGCCCCGACTACCAGTCCGTCGAACCGCAGACAGAGCTCGACTTCTCCGAGGACGGTGGCTTCGCCGAACTCGTGGAGCGCTGCAACGGCTGCGGGACGTGCCGGCAGACCGACTCGGACGTGATGTGCCCGACGTACCGCGCGTCGAAGGAGGAAGTCCAGACGACCCGCGGCCGCGCGAACATGCTCCGCGCGGCAATCAGCGGCGACCTCCCCGAGGACGAAATCCACTCCGAGCGCTTCCAGTCGGAGGTGCTGGACCTCTGTGTCGGGTGCAAGGGCTGCAAGAGCGACTGCCCCACGGGCGTCGACATGGCGAAGCTCAAGGCAGAGACCAAGCACCGCCACCACGACGAAGCGGGTGCGACGCTGCGCGAGCGCCTGTTCGCGGACATCGACGCGGCCTCGAAGCTCGGCTCCGCGCTCGCTCCCGTCTCGAACTGGGCGACCGAACTCCCGGGCGCGAGAAAACTCCTCCAGTCCGTCTTCGGTATCGCCCCCGAGCGCGAACTGCCGCCGTTCCGCCGCGAATCCCTCCAAGACTGGTTCGAGACCCGCGGTGGGGCCGCCGTCTCGCCCGAAAACGCCGACCGCCGCGTGCTCCTGTTCCCAGACACCTACACGAACTACTCCTACCCGGCTGCGGGGAAGGCCGCCGTCCGCACACTCGAAGCAGCGGGCGTCCACGTCACGATTCCTGGCGACGCCGCGCCCTCGGGCCGGGCGGCGTTCTCCGCCGGGATGCTCGACCGCGCCGGCGAACGAGCGCGCGCCAACGTCGACCAGCTCGAGCCGCGCGTCGCCGACGACTGGGACGTCGTCTTCGTCGAGCCCTCGGACGCCGTGATGTTCCAGGACGAATATCTGGACCTACTCGGCGACGCCTCTCGCGCTGCGGACGGCGGCTCCCGCGCGCCGGTCGAACGCGTCGCCGACAACGCCTACGGCGTCTGCGAGTACCTCGACACCTTCCGAATCGACGAAACGCTCCCCGTCGCCGACCGCTCCCCCGGCGCGGCCGGCGCGCTCAGCTACCACGGCCACTGCAACCAGAACGCCACCAACAAGGACCACCACGCGGTCGGCGTCCTCCGGCGCGTCGGCTACGACGTCGACCCCCTCGACACCACGTGCTGCGGGATGGCCGGGAGCTTCGGCTACCACGACGAACATTACGACCTCTCGCAGGCCATCGGTAGTCGGCTGTTCGAGCAAGTCGAGGACAGCCCCGCCGACCGCGTCGTCGCCCCCGGTGGCTCCTGTCGCTCCCAACTCGGCGACCGCGACGACGCCGACGAGATTCCCCCTCATCCCATCGAAGCCGTCGCCGAACGGCTGGACGGGTCGTAA
- a CDS encoding glycosyltransferase produces MRSVGIVVPAYDPNVEVLVSYLQSLREALQPERLHVELDAGTAETAAAIRETGTTVDDAAERRGKGAAITVGFETLETDVLAFADADGATPVPSLASVVAPVRDGDADLAVGSRRHPDATVASHQTFARRFLGDAFAWLARRLLDVDLYDYQCGAKAITSEGWEQVRDHLYEPGFAWDVELVAMAGALDLRVREVPIEWEDQPGSTVSPVETSIALFRALLASRHRSKLLRDSQLHEAIAARRDDPAALVERQR; encoded by the coding sequence ATGCGTTCCGTCGGCATCGTCGTCCCCGCGTACGACCCGAACGTCGAGGTGCTCGTGTCGTACCTGCAATCCCTCCGAGAAGCGCTCCAGCCCGAGCGCCTGCACGTGGAACTGGATGCGGGCACCGCGGAGACGGCCGCCGCGATTCGTGAAACGGGAACGACCGTCGACGACGCGGCCGAGCGCCGCGGCAAAGGAGCCGCCATCACCGTGGGGTTCGAGACGCTGGAGACGGACGTGCTCGCGTTCGCGGACGCCGACGGCGCGACGCCCGTGCCGTCGCTCGCGTCGGTCGTCGCGCCCGTTCGTGACGGCGACGCCGACCTCGCGGTGGGGTCGCGGCGCCACCCCGACGCGACCGTCGCCAGCCACCAGACGTTCGCGCGCCGGTTCCTCGGCGACGCCTTCGCGTGGCTGGCGCGCCGCCTCCTCGACGTCGACCTCTACGACTACCAGTGCGGCGCGAAAGCCATCACCAGCGAGGGCTGGGAGCAGGTGCGGGACCACCTCTACGAGCCCGGGTTCGCGTGGGACGTCGAACTCGTCGCGATGGCGGGCGCGCTCGACCTCCGCGTGCGGGAAGTCCCCATCGAATGGGAGGACCAGCCGGGGTCGACGGTGTCGCCGGTGGAGACGTCGATAGCGCTGTTCCGCGCGCTGCTGGCGTCCCGCCACCGGTCGAAGCTCCTGCGGGACAGCCAGCTACACGAAGCCATCGCGGCGCGCCGCGACGACCCCGCCGCGCTCGTGGAGCGGCAGCGATGA
- a CDS encoding AMP-dependent synthetase/ligase yields the protein MDFREAERDYEDEVTGQTTLARTFENAAERHADRPAQGYKGGIYDRTLTPDVLPAAPDGEFADVTYGEMRDVVRNLAAGFRDLGVEAGERVGIFAHTRMEWAQSDFGILAAGGAVTTVYPSSSPRQVKHLLGDSGAVGVVVEGETELDRVREVQGDLDVEFVVTMDRVADDDAIALSKVCERGQAAFDRDTYEQWVAEPAYDDLASLIYTSGTTGQPKGVALTHANFRENVNQCRKRFGPRPDKPDLPAITAETRVVSFLPLAHVLERLAGHFLLFAAGAHVCYAESPDTLREDFALCEPSVGTSVPRVYEKIFDAVREQAAESPTKERIFEWATGVGRDYYEADDPGLALRAKHAVADKLVFEQVRDALGGNVDFFISGGGSLSPELCALYHGMGLPILEGYGLTETSPVLCVNPPEAPKPGTIGPPLVDTEVRVDETIASPGQHDESDGDVGELLVRGPQVFDGYWGLDDATEQAFTELEGKEWFRTGDVVEIRADGYVTFLERAKQILTLSTGKNVAPGPIEDAFAASPLVEQAMVVGDNRKFVSAVVVPNFDGLRTWANSESIDLPDDKAAICRDDRVEARIQRAVDAVNEQFEEYEQLKRFRLVPTEFTEANDLLTPTMKKKRRNILDRFADEIGNIYAE from the coding sequence ATGGACTTCCGCGAGGCGGAACGCGACTACGAGGACGAGGTCACCGGGCAGACCACCCTCGCCCGCACGTTCGAGAACGCCGCGGAGCGACACGCGGACCGCCCCGCACAGGGGTACAAGGGCGGTATCTACGACCGCACGCTCACCCCGGACGTGCTCCCGGCCGCGCCCGACGGCGAGTTCGCCGACGTCACGTACGGCGAGATGCGGGACGTCGTCCGCAATCTCGCGGCGGGGTTCCGCGACCTCGGGGTCGAAGCCGGGGAGCGCGTCGGCATCTTCGCGCACACCCGCATGGAGTGGGCGCAGAGCGACTTCGGCATTCTCGCGGCTGGCGGCGCAGTCACCACGGTCTACCCGAGTTCTAGCCCGCGGCAAGTGAAACACCTCCTCGGCGACAGCGGCGCTGTCGGCGTCGTCGTCGAGGGCGAGACCGAACTCGACCGCGTCCGCGAGGTCCAGGGCGACCTCGACGTGGAGTTCGTCGTCACGATGGACCGCGTCGCCGACGACGACGCCATCGCGCTCTCGAAGGTGTGCGAGCGCGGACAGGCGGCCTTCGACCGCGACACCTACGAACAGTGGGTCGCGGAGCCGGCGTACGACGACCTCGCGAGCCTCATCTACACGTCCGGCACCACCGGCCAGCCGAAGGGCGTCGCGCTCACCCACGCGAACTTCCGGGAGAACGTCAACCAGTGCCGGAAGCGCTTCGGCCCGCGACCCGACAAGCCCGACCTCCCCGCCATCACCGCGGAGACCCGGGTCGTCTCGTTCCTCCCGCTGGCGCACGTCCTCGAACGGCTCGCCGGCCACTTCCTGCTGTTCGCCGCCGGCGCGCACGTCTGTTACGCCGAATCCCCGGACACGCTCCGGGAGGACTTCGCGCTCTGCGAGCCCTCCGTCGGCACCAGCGTCCCCCGCGTCTACGAGAAGATTTTCGACGCCGTCCGCGAGCAGGCTGCCGAATCCCCCACCAAGGAGCGCATCTTCGAGTGGGCGACCGGCGTCGGCCGCGACTACTACGAGGCCGACGACCCCGGACTGGCGTTGCGCGCGAAACACGCCGTCGCGGACAAACTCGTCTTCGAGCAGGTGCGGGACGCGCTCGGCGGGAACGTCGACTTCTTCATCTCCGGGGGCGGGTCGCTGTCCCCGGAGTTGTGCGCGCTCTACCACGGCATGGGCCTCCCGATTCTGGAGGGCTACGGCCTCACGGAGACCAGCCCCGTGCTCTGCGTGAACCCGCCCGAGGCCCCCAAGCCCGGCACAATCGGCCCGCCGCTCGTGGACACCGAGGTTCGCGTCGACGAAACCATCGCCAGCCCCGGGCAGCACGACGAAAGCGACGGCGACGTCGGCGAACTCCTCGTACGCGGCCCGCAGGTCTTCGACGGCTATTGGGGGCTCGACGACGCTACCGAGCAGGCGTTCACGGAGCTCGAGGGGAAGGAGTGGTTCCGCACCGGCGACGTCGTCGAAATTCGGGCGGACGGCTACGTCACCTTCCTCGAACGCGCGAAACAGATTCTCACGCTGTCGACGGGGAAGAACGTCGCGCCCGGCCCCATCGAGGACGCCTTCGCCGCGAGCCCGCTGGTCGAGCAGGCGATGGTCGTCGGCGACAATCGCAAGTTCGTCTCCGCGGTCGTCGTCCCGAACTTCGACGGCCTCCGTACGTGGGCGAACAGCGAGAGCATCGATCTGCCCGACGACAAGGCCGCCATCTGCCGGGACGACCGCGTGGAAGCCCGCATCCAGCGGGCGGTCGACGCCGTCAACGAGCAGTTCGAGGAGTACGAGCAGCTCAAGCGCTTCCGCCTCGTCCCCACCGAGTTCACCGAGGCCAACGACCTGCTCACGCCGACGATGAAGAAGAAGCGCCGCAACATCCTCGACCGGTTCGCCGACGAAATCGGCAACATCTACGCGGAGTAG
- a CDS encoding cation:proton antiporter domain-containing protein: protein MSSELIPLVATIIALGVASQVIADRLQVPSVLFLVIAGILVGPEVLGVVTLETFGGAETLSGIVGLSVAIIVFEGAFHLKLPKLREAPGAVVRLTTVGAAISLVGTALSVHYLLGANWDMSFLVGSLLVATGPTVITPILDIVPVRNRVAAALETEGVVNDVTAAILAIVVFEVVKNPELTRMQIIEEFTVRLGIGVLFGLVVAGIVWYLLRHVDLSRGNAPQNARLIVLASALVAYGAADILRGEAGIAAVATAGMVLGNADLPYEEEIEAFKGDVTLVVLSFVFIGLAALLSFDNLIKLGVGGLAVVALVALVIRPLGVFLSTRGERYTLSERTFMSVVGPRGIIPASVATLFAVQLQSNGMEEAASLLVGVVFLVILLTVVFEGGFARHIAQALEVIPMRVIIVGGGTVGRALGERLEDRGENVVLIEKDVEMVERTRNEGFTVHHGDGTDTDELRAAGAENARIVVAATGDDDANLLVSQLADSKFDVDTIIARANNPDNVDAFEDLGVRTVSSSLATAWGIDNIIERPALANWMTEIGRSGDVQEVEVTSEDLVGKTIDELDAELPNGCIIALVGRDDENQVPSGDFTLQQGDHLTFLGRKEAVREALNWCHPHD from the coding sequence GTGAGCTCCGAACTCATCCCACTGGTCGCCACGATAATCGCCCTCGGAGTGGCGTCGCAAGTCATCGCGGACCGCCTCCAAGTGCCGAGCGTGCTGTTCCTCGTCATCGCGGGGATTCTCGTCGGCCCGGAAGTGCTGGGCGTCGTCACGCTGGAGACGTTCGGCGGCGCGGAGACCCTGTCCGGCATCGTCGGGCTCTCCGTCGCCATCATCGTCTTCGAGGGCGCGTTCCACCTGAAGCTCCCGAAGCTCCGGGAAGCCCCGGGCGCGGTGGTCAGGCTCACGACAGTCGGGGCCGCCATCTCGCTGGTCGGGACCGCGCTATCGGTGCACTACCTGCTCGGCGCGAACTGGGACATGTCGTTCCTCGTCGGCAGCCTGCTGGTCGCCACCGGGCCGACGGTCATCACGCCGATTCTGGACATCGTGCCCGTGCGCAATCGCGTCGCCGCCGCGCTCGAAACCGAGGGCGTGGTCAACGACGTCACCGCGGCCATCCTCGCCATCGTCGTCTTCGAGGTCGTCAAGAACCCCGAGCTCACCCGGATGCAGATTATCGAGGAGTTCACGGTCCGACTCGGCATCGGCGTCCTCTTCGGCCTCGTCGTCGCTGGCATCGTCTGGTACCTGCTCCGGCACGTCGACCTCTCGCGCGGGAACGCCCCACAGAACGCCCGGCTCATCGTGCTCGCGAGTGCGCTGGTCGCGTACGGCGCCGCGGACATCCTCCGCGGCGAAGCGGGCATCGCCGCCGTCGCCACCGCCGGGATGGTGCTCGGGAACGCCGACCTCCCCTACGAGGAGGAGATAGAGGCGTTCAAGGGCGACGTGACACTGGTCGTCCTCTCGTTCGTGTTCATCGGGCTCGCCGCGCTGCTGTCGTTCGACAATCTCATCAAACTCGGCGTCGGTGGGCTCGCCGTCGTCGCGCTCGTCGCGCTCGTCATCCGGCCGCTGGGCGTCTTCCTCTCCACCCGGGGGGAGCGCTACACGCTCTCCGAGCGGACGTTCATGAGCGTCGTCGGGCCGCGCGGCATCATCCCCGCGTCGGTCGCGACGCTGTTCGCCGTCCAGCTCCAGAGCAACGGGATGGAGGAAGCAGCCAGCCTCTTGGTCGGCGTCGTCTTCCTCGTCATCCTGCTGACTGTCGTCTTCGAAGGGGGGTTCGCAAGACACATCGCGCAAGCACTTGAGGTCATACCAATGCGTGTCATCATCGTCGGCGGCGGCACCGTCGGTCGGGCGCTCGGTGAGCGCCTCGAAGACCGCGGTGAGAACGTCGTCCTCATCGAGAAGGACGTAGAGATGGTCGAACGAACGCGGAACGAGGGGTTCACCGTCCACCACGGCGACGGCACGGACACCGACGAGCTACGCGCCGCGGGCGCGGAGAACGCCCGCATCGTCGTCGCCGCCACCGGTGACGACGACGCCAATCTGCTGGTCTCCCAGCTCGCGGACTCGAAGTTCGACGTCGACACCATCATCGCCCGGGCGAACAACCCTGACAACGTCGACGCCTTCGAGGACCTCGGCGTCCGTACGGTCTCCTCGTCGCTGGCGACCGCGTGGGGCATCGACAACATCATCGAGCGCCCCGCGCTCGCCAACTGGATGACCGAAATCGGGCGCTCGGGCGACGTCCAGGAGGTCGAAGTTACCTCCGAGGACCTCGTCGGGAAGACCATCGACGAACTCGACGCGGAGCTCCCGAACGGCTGCATCATCGCGCTCGTCGGCCGCGACGACGAGAATCAGGTGCCGTCGGGCGACTTCACGCTCCAGCAGGGCGACCACCTCACGTTCCTCGGCCGGAAGGAGGCGGTCCGCGAGGCGCTGAACTGGTGTCACCCCCACGACTAA
- a CDS encoding GtrA family protein: MSRADRLREALPERLAALVSTVRFGQFVSVGAVGAVFDVTTLVVLTELFGVPAAVANVVSIETAILVMFAVNERWTFAEHGATDLRSIGRRLVRSHVVRAGGSTLQYVLFVAVFYNVAVDLSVAGVDLWLVVVKGGAIGVAMLVNYVFESLFTWRVHADE, from the coding sequence ATGAGCCGCGCCGACCGCCTGCGGGAGGCGCTGCCCGAGCGGCTCGCGGCGCTCGTCTCGACGGTGCGGTTCGGGCAGTTCGTCTCCGTCGGCGCCGTCGGTGCCGTCTTCGACGTCACGACGCTCGTCGTGCTGACCGAGCTGTTCGGCGTGCCGGCGGCCGTCGCGAACGTCGTCAGCATCGAGACGGCGATTCTCGTGATGTTCGCGGTCAACGAGCGCTGGACGTTCGCGGAGCACGGCGCGACCGACCTGCGCTCGATTGGCCGGCGGCTCGTGCGCTCGCACGTCGTCCGCGCGGGCGGGTCGACGCTACAGTACGTGCTGTTCGTCGCGGTGTTCTACAACGTCGCCGTCGACCTCTCGGTCGCGGGCGTGGACCTCTGGCTGGTCGTCGTGAAGGGCGGTGCCATCGGCGTGGCGATGCTCGTGAACTACGTCTTCGAGAGCCTGTTCACGTGGCGCGTCCACGCCGACGAGTAA
- a CDS encoding MBL fold metallo-hydrolase produces the protein MAPGDVFDVEQCTDISYVDTGMYDTGEYGSVYVVDADRPAIVDTGIGTNYERVLAALDECGIAPADLEAILVTHVHLDHAGGAGFLAEECPNADIYVHEIGARHLVDPSRLVEGTKEAVGDQWQYYVEPEPVPEDRIVELEDGDTVDLGSRELTAHHAPGHAPHQVVFEDHADDALFTADAAGIWVPEQDRVRETSPPPNFDLEQCVTDAELIRRLDPDVLLYAHFGPGPDDVDAVLRQYEQVLREWVETVEREVVERGSEEAAIDHLASTNEVWQVWGDHKARAETRMNVRGVLHYLKTRETH, from the coding sequence ATGGCACCCGGCGACGTCTTCGACGTCGAACAGTGTACCGACATCTCGTACGTCGACACCGGCATGTACGACACCGGCGAGTACGGCTCCGTCTACGTCGTCGACGCCGACCGGCCAGCAATCGTCGACACCGGCATCGGCACGAACTACGAGCGCGTCCTCGCCGCGCTCGACGAGTGCGGCATCGCGCCCGCGGACCTCGAAGCGATTCTCGTCACGCACGTCCACCTCGACCACGCGGGCGGCGCGGGCTTCCTCGCCGAGGAGTGTCCGAACGCGGACATCTACGTCCACGAAATCGGCGCGCGCCACCTCGTGGACCCTTCACGGCTCGTGGAGGGCACCAAAGAGGCGGTCGGCGATCAGTGGCAGTACTACGTCGAACCCGAACCCGTCCCCGAGGACCGCATCGTCGAACTCGAAGACGGCGACACCGTCGACCTCGGCAGCCGGGAACTGACCGCCCACCACGCGCCCGGGCACGCCCCCCACCAGGTCGTCTTCGAGGACCACGCCGACGACGCCCTCTTCACAGCGGACGCCGCCGGCATCTGGGTCCCCGAGCAAGACCGCGTCCGGGAGACGAGCCCGCCGCCGAACTTCGACCTCGAACAGTGCGTCACCGACGCCGAACTGATTCGCCGCCTCGACCCCGACGTCCTGCTGTACGCGCACTTCGGGCCGGGGCCGGACGATGTCGACGCCGTCCTCCGCCAGTACGAGCAAGTGCTGCGGGAGTGGGTCGAAACCGTCGAACGTGAGGTCGTCGAGCGCGGCAGCGAGGAAGCCGCCATCGACCACCTCGCCAGCACCAACGAGGTCTGGCAGGTCTGGGGCGACCACAAGGCCCGCGCGGAAACTAGAATGAACGTTCGTGGCGTTCTCCACTATCTTAAGACCCGGGAGACCCACTAG
- a CDS encoding thiolase family protein, with product MASDTTPVIAAAYRTPQGKEGGAFADTRSEDLSIPLIDHILDEHGLTSDDIDDLQWGVAQQRNEQDNNVARVIALLSELGEDVPAATVNRWCASSMEAIMRAADSISAGQRQAIIAGGVENMSRVPMDGDSYQHLHPELAEHYNVPELQMGMTAEEVAERHDISREQQDEYALQSQQRAAEATDSGRFDDEIVPIETEEGLVEEDEGIRRDTSLEALGQLPTVFKGDGTVTPGNASQISDGAAATLVTSEQFAEDHDLDVLAYVGDHNVTGVDPRVMGIGPVPATRELFERTGEDVDDFDLVELNEAFASQTVYARDELGIDNEKFNVNGGAIAIGHPLGASGARLPVTLIHEMNERDAEKGLATLCVGFGQGAAITFERG from the coding sequence ATGGCTAGCGACACCACCCCGGTCATCGCGGCAGCCTACCGAACCCCGCAGGGCAAGGAGGGCGGCGCGTTCGCGGACACGCGCAGCGAGGACCTCTCGATTCCGCTCATCGACCACATCCTCGACGAACACGGCCTGACGAGCGACGACATCGACGACCTCCAGTGGGGCGTCGCCCAGCAGCGCAACGAGCAGGACAACAACGTCGCGCGCGTCATCGCGCTCCTCTCGGAGCTCGGTGAGGACGTGCCCGCGGCGACCGTGAACCGCTGGTGTGCGTCCTCGATGGAGGCCATCATGCGCGCGGCGGACTCCATCAGCGCGGGCCAGCGCCAGGCCATCATCGCGGGCGGCGTCGAGAACATGTCCCGCGTGCCGATGGACGGCGACTCCTACCAGCACCTCCACCCCGAACTCGCCGAGCACTACAACGTCCCCGAACTCCAGATGGGGATGACCGCCGAAGAGGTCGCCGAGCGCCACGACATCAGCCGCGAGCAGCAGGACGAGTACGCGCTCCAGAGCCAGCAGCGCGCCGCCGAGGCCACCGACTCCGGACGCTTCGACGACGAAATCGTCCCCATCGAGACGGAGGAGGGCCTCGTCGAGGAGGACGAGGGCATCCGCCGCGACACGTCCCTGGAAGCGCTCGGCCAGCTCCCGACCGTGTTCAAGGGCGACGGCACGGTGACGCCCGGGAACGCCAGCCAGATTTCGGACGGCGCGGCCGCGACGCTCGTCACGAGCGAGCAGTTCGCCGAGGACCACGACCTCGACGTGCTCGCGTACGTCGGCGACCACAACGTCACGGGCGTCGACCCGCGCGTCATGGGCATCGGCCCCGTCCCGGCCACCCGGGAACTCTTCGAGCGCACCGGCGAGGACGTCGACGACTTCGACCTCGTGGAGCTCAACGAGGCGTTCGCGTCCCAGACCGTCTACGCGCGCGACGAACTCGGCATCGACAACGAGAAGTTCAACGTCAACGGCGGCGCTATCGCCATCGGCCACCCGCTGGGTGCCAGCGGCGCGCGCCTCCCGGTGACGCTGATTCACGAGATGAACGAGCGCGACGCCGAGAAGGGGCTGGCGACGCTGTGCGTCGGCTTCGGCCAGGGCGCGGCGATTACGTTCGAGCGGGGGTAG